From Enterococcus mediterraneensis, the proteins below share one genomic window:
- a CDS encoding DUF1146 family protein translates to MQVYGIDAIVRIVSHLAFIYLAFWSLRSLRIETFFKPLHTPQIRMVIILLAIALGYGTSSFFLEIMALVRNFVLSVG, encoded by the coding sequence ATGCAAGTTTATGGAATCGATGCAATCGTTCGGATCGTCAGCCACCTCGCATTTATTTATCTCGCTTTTTGGTCCTTGCGTTCATTAAGGATAGAAACATTTTTCAAACCGTTACATACGCCGCAAATACGGATGGTGATCATACTCCTTGCTATTGCATTAGGATATGGAACAAGTTCCTTCTTTTTAGAAATAATGGCACTTGTCAGAAATTTCGTTTTGTCGGTAGGTTAG